The proteins below come from a single Mya arenaria isolate MELC-2E11 chromosome 8, ASM2691426v1 genomic window:
- the LOC128244248 gene encoding uncharacterized protein LOC128244248: protein MTVINTVVVVVMMVMSKMVVVIVIVVMSKVVGDDGFKHDGGGGDEQDGSCYCHDGYEYRRDGGDIDTYGNNGGGDDGDENAGDKHGGFGGNDGGEHDGCGIGHDGNEQCGVGGHDNNGHGDGW from the exons atGACGGTGATAaacacggtggtggtggtggtcatgatggtgatgagcaagatggtaGTGGTGATTGTCATTGTGGTTATGAGCAAGGTGGTTGGTGATGATGGTTTTAAgcatgatggtggtggtggtgatgagcaagatggtaGTTGTTATTGTCATGATGGTTATGAGTATCGTCGTGATGGTGGTGATATTGATACGTATGGTAataatggtggtggtgatgatggggATGAAAACG CTGGGGATAAACACGGTGGATTtggtggtaatgatggtggtgagcacgatGGTTGTGGTATTGGTCATGATGGTAATGAGCAGTGTGGTGTTGGAGGTCATGATAATAATGGACACGGTGAtggatggtga